Proteins encoded within one genomic window of Plectropomus leopardus isolate mb unplaced genomic scaffold, YSFRI_Pleo_2.0 unplaced_scaffold25746, whole genome shotgun sequence:
- the LOC121966744 gene encoding switch-associated protein 70-like, producing VRQQMEEQVAQKSSELEQYLQRVQELEDMYHRLEEALEDERQAKQDEEAMHKLQARLLEEEAAKRAELEQIHLQQQRALSQTEAEKQELVAERLAKERDLQAAMQQLERLERERHGALEQYE from the exons GTGCGTCAGCAGATGGAGGAGCAGGTGGCTCAGAAGTCCAGTGAACTGGAGCAGTACCTGCAGCGCGTCCAGGAGCTGGAGGACATGTACCATCGGCTGGAGGAGGCCTTAGAGGACGAGAGGCAGGCGAAGCAGGACGAGGAGGCCATGCATAAGCTGCAGGCTAG GCTGCTTGAAGAGGAGGCAGCAAAGAGAGCAGAGCTGGAGCAGAtccacctgcagcagcagagggcgCTGTCTCAGACTGAGGCGGAGAAGCAGGAGCTGGTGGCCGAGCGGCTGGCCAAGGAGAGAGACTTGCAGGCAGCCATGCAGCAGCTGGAGAGGCTGGAGAGGGAGCGGCACGGAGCGCTGGAGCAGTACGAG